CATGCAGGCCGCATGGATCGTCAACCAGGTCCAAGCCCGCGGCATCACAAGCCTCGCGCTCATTGTCTCCCCCTATCACCTGGCCCGCGTCTACCTCACGGTCCTCAAAGCATTCATCAGGAGTGGTATTCGCCTCCCCATCATCCCGCTCCCCGTGGCCGTCCCCCCAGACACACCCGTCCCGGAAACCGGAGCGACCGCCTACGACCTCGTACCCGGGGAAGTCAAACGCATCCTCACCTACATGGGCAAAGGATGGGTCGCCACACCGGAGGAAGTACAGCAGTACCTGCAGTGGCTATGGAGCCATCACAAGGCCCTCCTCGTCAGAGCCCGGTCTGAGGCTCAAAGCCCACCATTCCAATAGGCCTTCAACTCCGGCCCGAGCTGCCTCGACCTGTCCGTTCACCCCTCTGGTACCTACCGCACCTGATGATCTCCGAGAAGGGTCGCGGTTCGGGGCGGAGCCCCGAGGTCTTCAGGGACTTGTGTTCCTTCAGCGTGGGCGCTGGCAGGTGCGCTATCGGGGACCGGACGGCTGAGACCACCCTGCCCCGACCACCTTCGAGAGCAAGCGGCTCGCTGAGCGGTTCCTCGCCTTGGCCGAGGCGGACATCGCCCAGGGCCGGTGGATCGCGCCGCAGGCGAGCCGGACGACAGTAGGGGAGTGGGCCGAGGAGTGGTTCGCCGCCTCTACCCCGAGGCTCAAGGCGAAGACCCGCCACACCTGCCGGTCCCTGCTAACCCGGATGATCCTTCCGCGCGTGGTGCTCGCCGCCGTCCTGCCCGATGACCGTGGCCTGCTGGGGGGCCGACCTGACGACCCGGGTTGGTGCCTCGCAGGTTCGGCAGGCGTACCGGCTGTTGTCGCAGATCATGGGTGCGGCTGTCGACAACGGGCTGATTCCGGTGACCGTGCCGTGGCATCAAGCTGCCTCGTCTACCTGAGCCGAACCCGACCATCCTCACCGCCGAGCACGTTGACCGCCTGGTGGCCGAGCTGTCGCCGCCGGATGACCTCCTGGTCCCGGTCCTCGCCGACGGCGGGCTGCGGATCGGGGAAGCACTCTGTCTGCGGCGCCGCCACCTCGACCTCAGCGATGGCCGCATGACCGTCGCCGAGTCGGTGGCCCAGCTCCCGGGCGGCCCTGTCATCGACACTCCGAAGAGTCACCAGCGGCGGGACTCGCCCTGCCGGCGTTCGTGATCGAGCGGCTCCGTCAGCACCTCGCCGAGCGGCCCGAGGACCTGGACGCCTTCCTCTCTCCTGGTCGACAGCAGCGGACCGCCGGCCGGCGGCAGAGCCACAACGGCTGGACGTACAAATTTGACCGTGCGGTCGAGGGCGCCGGCCTGACCGACCTGATTCCGCACGACCTTCGGGCAGCACACGGTAGCTGGGTGGCTGATTCGCACGGCGTCCTGGTCGCCGCCCGCGGGCTGGGCCACTCGAACGCTAGCGCCACGACCCGGCACTACGCCCGCGGTGAACGGCCGGGATGCGGAGGTGGCGGCCTTCCTGAGCCGGGAACGCCGGGCCGGGAACGCCTCCGAAGGGGCACGCAACGGGCACGCGGGGGAGCCTGTGCAGGTCGGCGAGACCAAAGAGTGGCCCCGAGCTGCGGAAACATCGAGCGATGATCGCGATAACGGGCAAAACGGCAAACGGTCGGGGGCCTTCGTCATGTCCGGGCGCGGGTAGATCCCGGTCGTCCCGGGGCCGTCCGATCCACCGCGCCCCGGGCGCGTACGGATCCGACGGCCGGTGCGGCCGGGCGGGTGTCGCGGATCGGTCAGACGTGCCGGTGAACGACTGGTTGCGTGCCCGCTACGGGTGGTAGAGGATCTAGATGCCGATTCTGACGTTAGGTCGGTTTTTGGGACTACCGGCGACGGGGGAACCGACAAAGATTCTGGCCACAAGACTGACGCGTCCAACCAGACGGCTTGAGCCGTCCCTGCCAGCGTCTCGAGCGCGGTGCTGCAGCTTTCCAGGCTGAGCAGGCTGTGGCACCATCATGGAATCTCCATTGTTTTCTGCACCCCCCCTGCCGACAGGAGCACAGTGATGTCTGGTCGTAGGTCCGGCCGGCTGCTCGGCGTGACGCTGGCGTTCGTTGCCCTTGCCGCCCTCGTCGGCGGTGTCCTCGGTGTCGACCCCGACCTGCACCAGTTTGAGTACGACTGGTCCGCCGCGATCGTCACCGCGCTCGTTCCGTAACCTCCCGCGGCACACGCGTCCTGGCGGGTCCGTCCAGGCGTCACTCTCTGAGGAGCGGGATGGCAACGAGTCGACCGTCGCCACGGCCGACGACGGATTCAGCCTGGCTGATCACCGGTCCGCTCGCGCTGATCACCGTCGTCGGCCTCATCATCCTGAGCCTGGCCACCCCGCCGACCGCGCAGGACGCCCTGGCGGCTCCCGTCCTGCTCTTCGTCCTGGTGGCCGCGGGCACCCAGGTCCTCCAGTTCATCGTGCTCCGGCAGGGACTCTCCGTCACGCTGACGGAGATCCCACTTGTGCTGGCCTTCCACTACCTCCAACCGGTCACCGTCGTCCTGGTGGCCGCGCTCGCCGCGCTGATCGGCCAGATGAGACGCCGGCTCACCCCGACCAAGGTGTGGTTCAACGTGGCGAAGGCCGGGGCCGCCGCCACGGTGGCCAGCCTGGTGCTGCTCGCCATGCGGCCGGTCGAGGGCGTCGGGCCGCCGACCTGGGGGGTGCTCTTCCTCGCGGTCAGCACGTACACGCTGGTCACGCTCGTGGCCGTGGGTGGCGTGATCAGCCTGCTTCAGGGGTGGCAGGCCGGGTGGCAGGTGGTCCGGACGGCGGCGCCCACGCTGCTGGCCGCGGCGGTCAACGTCGCCATCGGTCTGGTCATCCTGATCGTGCTCACCAGCAGCGGGTGGGCGATCCTCCTGCTCGCCGCGGTGGCGGTGGCGGTGGCCTTCGTCTACCGGTCCTACTCCCGGTTCTTCCGGCAACACCGCACTCTCGCCGACCTGTACGACCTGACCAAGGCCGTGACCCAGAGCGGCCAGGACGGCACCCTGGTCGACGCGCTGCTCGGCCGGATCCGCAGCCTCATGCAGGCCGAGTACGCCACGCTCTGGCTGCCGCCGCAGGGACGGCATCCGGAGGTGCTGCTGACCGCCCGGGTCGACGATCCCGGCCTGCTCGACTTTGCACCCGGGCCGGCGGCGATCCGGCAGCGGGTGCTCGAGTCGGGTCAGCGCGTGGCTGCCGGGCGGAAGCTCGGCGACGACCGGGATTTGCCCAGGTCCGGCTCGGGCCCCGCCAAGGACGTCCTGGTCGTGCCGCTGCGGTCCGGTCAGGCCGTGATCGGCACCCTGGAGATCGTCAACCGGCTCGGCGACACCAACCATCTCACCTCGGCCGACATCCCCGTCTTCGAGACGGTGGCCGCGCACGTCGCCGTTGCCCTGGAGAATTCCCGCCTGGTCGACCGGCTGCGCCACGACGCGTACCACGACGCGCTGACCAAGCTGCCCAACCGGCGGCGGATCACCGCCGCGCTGGACGAGGCGGTGAAGATCTGGGCACCCGGTGAGGTGGTCGCGGTGCTGCTCTTCGACGTGGACGGGCTGCGCCAGGTCAACGAGTCGCTCGGGCACGCCGCGGGGGACAAGGTCCTGGCCGAGGTGGCCGACCGGCTGCGCGCCTCGGCCCCCTCCTCGGCGCTGGTGGGCCGGCCCGGCGGCGACGAGTTCCTGGTGACGCTGCGGCTGGAGAACGCCGAGGCGGCCCTGGAGCTCGCCGCCGAGCTGCGCGAGCAGATCCGCGACGAGATGGTCTTCGACTCGCTGACCCTCGACGTGGACACCGCCGTCGGGGTGGCCGTACACCCGGATCACGGCAGCGACGCCGCAAGCCTGCTGCAACGGGTCGACCTGGCCGCGACGGCGGCCAAGTCGGTGCCGGGCAGCGTGCAGCTGTTCAACCCGGCGCTGGAGTCCCGGTCGCTGCGCCGCCTCGGCCTCGCCGGCGACCTGCGGCGCGCCCTCGACGAGGGTGCGCTGGAGGTCTACTTCCAGCCGAAGGTGACGTTGCGGGACCGGCGGCTGCTCGGCGTCGAGTGCCTGGCCCGCTGGGAGCATCCGACGCACGGCACGGTCGCCCCGGAGGACTTCGTCGCGGTGGCCGAGCACACCGGCCAGCTCGGCCGGCTCACCGAGGTGGTGCTCCGGGAGGGGCTGCGGCGCAGTCGGGACTGGGCCCACGCCGAGCAGCCGCTCGCCGTCGCGGTCAACCTCTCCGCGCGTACGCTCACCGACCCGCACTTCCCGGACCAGGTACGCGAGCTGCTCGACGAGTACGGCGTGCCGCCGCAGCGGCTCACCTTCGAGATCCGCGAGGCCGGGGTGCTGGACGGCACCGACCGGCCGATACCGACCCTGCACCGGCTGCGTGACCTCGGCGTACGGCTGTCGGTGGACGACTTCGGGACGGGCTCCTCGTCCCTGGCCTACCTGCGCCGGCTGCCGGTGCACGAGGTGAAGGTGGACCGCTCGTTCGTGCAGGGCATGGCGACCGACCCGGGCGACCTGGCGATCGTCAACGCCGTGGTGACGCTCTCCCAGCAGTTCGGCCTCGCGGTGGTCGCCGAGGGGGTGGAGAGCGAGCTGACCCTCGAGCTGCTCCAGGACATCGGCTGCGAGATCGGCCAGGGCTTCCTGTTCAGCCGGCCGCTGCCGTACGAGCGGCTGCAGGCGTGGTTCGGCGCGCAGGTGGAGCCGGAGGCCGCAGCCGAGGCACCCCGGCTGCGGGTGGTCCCGGACCGCTCGGCGACCCTGCTCTGAGCTGGGACGACGGAAACCGCTCCCGGTATTGGGGGGGATCCGATTTCACCTCGGCGGCGGGGTCGTGTACTGTTTCTCCTGCGCGACGCCCTCCGGGGTGATCGGGTAGGCCCCCTTAGCTCAGTCGGCAGAGCGTCTCCATGGTAAGGAGAAGGTCTACGGTTCGATTCCGTAAGGGGGCTCACAGGGTCCGGCTGGACCCGCCACGGCGGTGTAGCTCAGATGGCAGAGCAAGCGGCTCATAATCGCTGTGTCGCCGGTTCAAGTCCGGCCACCGCTACTCTCGTCCTCCGGGCTCCCCGGCGGTCGGTGGGATGGGCGCCACAGGCGCCCACTTTGCATGTCCGCGCCGTCAGTCCGTAGGCTGATGCGCCGTAGTTGTTATCCGTTAGCGAGGAAGGCACTCCGCCGTGGCGAAGGCGACCGATGTCCGGCCGAAGATCACTTTGGCGTGTGTGGAGTGCAAGGAGCGCAACTACATCACGCGCAAGAACCGCCGTAACGACCCGGACCGCATCGAGCTGAAGAAGTTCTGCCCCCGGGACGGCAAGCACACCATCCACCGCGAGACCCGCTGACCCGCGGCCGGCTCGGCCGGCCCGGTCCCGCAGCATTCCCCGAACGCCGGTCCGCACGGACGACGGCCCTCAGCCGCCGCCCCGTACGGATCGGCGTTCGTGTTTTCCGTGTAGGTTCGCGGCATGTCCCTGGACCCGTCCTTCGTCGGCCGGACCTATCCGCCGACCGCCCCCTACCAGGTGGGCCGAGAAAAGATCCGCGAGTTCGCCACGGCCATCGGCGCCACCGACCCGGCCCACCACGACCCGGAGGCGGCCCGCGCGCTCGGGCACCCCGACGTGGTCGCGCCACCGACCTTCCCCGTGGTGGTCACCATGGCCGCCAGCCGGCAGATCATCGAGGATCCCGCCCTCGGCGTGGACTACAGCCGGGTGGTCCACGGCGACCAGCGGTTCGCGTACACCCGTCCGGTGGTGGCCGGTGACGAGCTGGTCTGCGTGAACACCATCGAGGAGATCACCAGCCGGGGCGGGCACGGCTTCCTGACCACCCGCACGGACGTGAGCACCGCCGCCGGCGAGCCGGTGGTCGCCGTCTGGTCCAAGATCGTCGTACGCGGGGAGGCCTGACATGGAACTGCCCACCCAGACGTTCCAGGTGACCCGCGCGGACCTGGTCCGATACGCGGGCGCCTCCGGCGACTTCAACCCCATCCACTGGAGCGACCGGTTCGCCACCAAGGTCGGCCTGCCGGGGGTGATCGGCCACGGCATGTTCACCATGGCGCTGGTCGGCCGGGCGGTCACCACATGGGCCGGCGCGCCGGACGCGGTGGTCGACTTCGGCGTCCGGTTCACCCGTCCGGTGGTCGTCCCGGACGACGACCAGGGCACCGAGATCGAGGTCTCGGCGGTGGTCAAGGAGGTCACCGATGCGGGCCTGACTAGGCTCGACGTGACCGCGACCTGCCTGGGGGAGAAGGTGCTCTCGCAGGCCCGGGCGACCATCCGGACGCCCCGCTGAGGGGCGTTCCGACGCGCTGGGGGCAGACCGGTTGGGAAAGTCGTACGACTACCCGTACACTGGTCCGCCGTGGGGCAAGTGACCCCTGCGCGGCCGTGCATGGCCGGGTGGGGCGAGAGTTGCCGCACAGGGGTGTAGCTCAATTGGCAGAGCAGCGGTCTCCAAAACCGCAGGCTGCAGGTTCAAGTCCTGTCACCCCTGCGCCTCAGGCCTGACCGTTCCCGTGGGTCGCGCCGCCGAACGGCGGCGTCCGGCCCGTGGTGGTGGCGCCGGCGGGGTGGTTCCGAGGCAATCGGAGCCCCTCCTGGTCGGTCCGCCGGCCGCGGCCCGTCGCGGGACGGTTGGTCCGGCCGGCGTGACCAAACGCCGCGCACGCCCATCGGCGTGCGACCCGATACCCGCACGGAGGGCGAAGTGGCCGAGAGCAAGCGGCGCGGCGAGGACGCCGGCGACGAGCGTCTGCGCGAAGACGCGGTCGTCGACGACGTGGCCGACGACGACGCCACCGAGGCGGACGAGCCGGTCTCCCGGGGCGGTACCGCGACCCGCGCGCGGGCCCGGGCCGAGTCGGCCGACGGTCGGAAGACCCGCAAGGACACCGACCGGGTGGGCCTGTTCGCCCGCATCGCGCGGTTCTTCCGCGAGGTCGTGGCCGAGCTGCGTAAGGTCATCTGGCCGACGCGCAAGGAGTTGCTGACCTACACCGCCGTGGTGGTCACCTTCGTCGCGGTGATGCTGACGATCGTGGGCCTTCTCGACTTCGCGTTCGCGAAGGGCGTGCTGTGGGTCTTCGGCAACCCCAGCTGACCGGCTGACTGTGCCGATAGTGACGGAAGTGAGCGAGCGTGCCTGAGTACGACGAGACCGCCGAGACCACGGACGAGCAGTCCACGGTGGCGACGGCGGCCAACGATGAGTCGGTCGAGGCCGCCAGCGAGCCGGAATTCCCGACCACCGAGCCCGCGCCGGACGAGGAGTACGACCCGGTCGCCGAGCTGCGCCAGAAGCTGCGCTACGCGCCCGGCGACTGGTACGTGGTGCACTCCTACGCCGGCTACGAGAACAAGGTCAAGACCAACCTCGAGACCCGGATCACCTCCCTCGACATGGAGGACTTCATCTACCAGGTCGAGGTGCCGACCCGGGAAGAGGTCGAGGTCAAGAACGGCAAGCGGTCCCAGGTCCAGGCGAAGGTCTTCCCGGGCTACATCCTGGTCCGGATGGAGCTGACCGCCGAGTCCTACTCCTGCGTCCGGAACACCCCGGGGGTCACCGGCTTCGTGGGGGCGACGGACCGGGCCGACCGGCCGGCGCCGCTGAGCCTCGACGAGGTGCTGAAGTGGCTGGCTCCGGCGGTCGAGGCCGTGGAGAAGAAGGCCAAGCCCGAGGTCAGGGTCCTCGACTTCGAGGTCGGCGACTCGGTCACCGTCACCGACGGCGCCTTCGCCTCGCTGCCGGCCACGATCAGTGAGATCAACGCCGACCAGCAGAAGCTCAAGGTGCTGGTGTCGATCTTCGGCCGGGAGACGCCGGTCGAGCTGAACTTCAACCAGGTCGCCAAGATCTGACGTACGGTCGCGGCGGCGGTGGGCTTTCGGCCCGCCGCCGGTGCGTCGTTTCGCCCGCCCGCCGGACCTCGGCGGCGGGGGCGGCGGAAGTCTGCGCTACCCTAGAACGTCGGCTGTCGCACCGCGCTGACCGTGCGCGCCCGCTGCCGGCATCTTTCCCAGTTCCAAGCCCCAGGAAGAGACATGCCTCCGAAGAAGAAGCTCGTCAAGACGTTCACGCTTCAGCTGCCGGCGGGCCAGGCCACGCCGGCGCCGCCGGTCGGCCCCGCGCTCGGCCAGCACGGCGTGAACATCATGGAGTTCTGCAAGTCCTACAACGCGCAGACCGAGTCCCAGCGGGGCGACATCGTCCCCGCCGAGATCAGCGTGTACGAGGACCGGACCTTCACCTTCGTCCTGAAGACCCCGCCCGCCGCCCGGCTGCTGATCAAGGCCGCCGGTGTGCAGAAGGGCTCGGGCGTCCCGCACACGGAGAAGGTCGGTTCCGTGACCCGCGCCCAGCTGCGCGAGATCGCCGAGAAGAAGATGGCCGACCTCAACGCCAACGACATCGACCAGGCTGAGAAGATCATCGCCGGCACCGCCCGGTCGATGGGTCTGACCGTCTCCGACTGACGTCGGACACCACTCACCCGATCAGTTCGTGGGAGGGCGCGCGGTCACCGCGGCCCGCCATAGACCACAGGAGTAACCAGAAATGCAGCGCAGCAAGAGCTACCGCAAGGCCGCCGAGGTCATCGACCGGTCGAAGCTCTACACCCCCGCCGAGGCCGTCAAGCTGGCCAAGGAGACCACCAACGTCAAGTTCGACGCCACGGTCGAGGTCGCCATGCGCCTCGGCGTCGACCCCCGCAAGGCGGACCAGATGGTCCGCGGCACGGTCAACCTGCCGCACGGCACCGGTAAGACCGCCCGCGTGATCGTCTTCGCCGCCGGCGCGAAGGCCGAAGAGGCCGCCGCGGCGGGCGCGGACGAGGTGGGCGCCGACGAGCTGGTCGCCCGGATCCAGGGCGGTTGGCTGGACTTCGACGCGGCGATCGCCACGCCTGACCAGATGGCCAAGATCGGCCGGATCGCGCGGATCCTGGGCCCGCGCGGCCTGATGCCGAACCCGAAGACGGGCACGGTGACCATGGACGTCACCAAGGCCGTCGCGGACATCAAGGGCGGTAAGATCACCTTCCGGGTGGACAAGCACTCGAACCTGCACCTGATCCTCGGTAAGGCCTCGTTCTCCGAGTCGCAGCTGATCGACAACTACGCTGCCGTCCTCGACGAGGTGCTGCGGGCCAAGCCGTCCTCGGCCAAGGGCAAGTACCTCAAGAAGGTCGTCCTGACCACCACCATGGGTCCGGGCGTCCCGGTCGACCCGAACGTGGTGAAGAACCTGCAGGAGACCTCGACCGAGGGCTGAGCACGCCTGGAGTGAGGGGCCCCGCCACGACTCGTGGCGGGGCCCCCGTCGTCTGTCCGCTGTGGCAGGCTCGCGGCATGCGGCTGGAGAACGTCTGGTTGCGGTACCACCGACGCGGCCCGTGGGTGCTGCGGGAGACGGTGATGGCGACCGCCCGGGCGCTGACCGGCTCGTTGGCCGCGCCGACGGTGCTGCTGCTGTCGCTCTGGGCCGCGGCGTGGGCCGCGGTGGCGCTCGCCGGCTACGCCTGGCGGCGCCGCTCCCGGGCCTGAGCGGGTGA
The window above is part of the Micromonospora inositola genome. Proteins encoded here:
- a CDS encoding ElyC/SanA/YdcF family protein, translated to MSEEDLVGFTAGQFLGVMKALTVILTLPQSAADHVDAVVIAIGQGEEWRLTHAIRNWEANPKLRYLLVANGNPAEETYVKITLDYLRSLGLRRVNGVYLQAEPAPNTGMQAAWIVNQVQARGITSLALIVSPYHLARVYLTVLKAFIRSGIRLPIIPLPVAVPPDTPVPETGATAYDLVPGEVKRILTYMGKGWVATPEEVQQYLQWLWSHHKALLVRARSEAQSPPFQ
- a CDS encoding putative bifunctional diguanylate cyclase/phosphodiesterase → MATSRPSPRPTTDSAWLITGPLALITVVGLIILSLATPPTAQDALAAPVLLFVLVAAGTQVLQFIVLRQGLSVTLTEIPLVLAFHYLQPVTVVLVAALAALIGQMRRRLTPTKVWFNVAKAGAAATVASLVLLAMRPVEGVGPPTWGVLFLAVSTYTLVTLVAVGGVISLLQGWQAGWQVVRTAAPTLLAAAVNVAIGLVILIVLTSSGWAILLLAAVAVAVAFVYRSYSRFFRQHRTLADLYDLTKAVTQSGQDGTLVDALLGRIRSLMQAEYATLWLPPQGRHPEVLLTARVDDPGLLDFAPGPAAIRQRVLESGQRVAAGRKLGDDRDLPRSGSGPAKDVLVVPLRSGQAVIGTLEIVNRLGDTNHLTSADIPVFETVAAHVAVALENSRLVDRLRHDAYHDALTKLPNRRRITAALDEAVKIWAPGEVVAVLLFDVDGLRQVNESLGHAAGDKVLAEVADRLRASAPSSALVGRPGGDEFLVTLRLENAEAALELAAELREQIRDEMVFDSLTLDVDTAVGVAVHPDHGSDAASLLQRVDLAATAAKSVPGSVQLFNPALESRSLRRLGLAGDLRRALDEGALEVYFQPKVTLRDRRLLGVECLARWEHPTHGTVAPEDFVAVAEHTGQLGRLTEVVLREGLRRSRDWAHAEQPLAVAVNLSARTLTDPHFPDQVRELLDEYGVPPQRLTFEIREAGVLDGTDRPIPTLHRLRDLGVRLSVDDFGTGSSSLAYLRRLPVHEVKVDRSFVQGMATDPGDLAIVNAVVTLSQQFGLAVVAEGVESELTLELLQDIGCEIGQGFLFSRPLPYERLQAWFGAQVEPEAAAEAPRLRVVPDRSATLL
- the rpmG gene encoding 50S ribosomal protein L33; translation: MAKATDVRPKITLACVECKERNYITRKNRRNDPDRIELKKFCPRDGKHTIHRETR
- a CDS encoding MaoC family dehydratase N-terminal domain-containing protein gives rise to the protein MSLDPSFVGRTYPPTAPYQVGREKIREFATAIGATDPAHHDPEAARALGHPDVVAPPTFPVVVTMAASRQIIEDPALGVDYSRVVHGDQRFAYTRPVVAGDELVCVNTIEEITSRGGHGFLTTRTDVSTAAGEPVVAVWSKIVVRGEA
- a CDS encoding MaoC family dehydratase — protein: MELPTQTFQVTRADLVRYAGASGDFNPIHWSDRFATKVGLPGVIGHGMFTMALVGRAVTTWAGAPDAVVDFGVRFTRPVVVPDDDQGTEIEVSAVVKEVTDAGLTRLDVTATCLGEKVLSQARATIRTPR
- the secE gene encoding preprotein translocase subunit SecE — its product is MAESKRRGEDAGDERLREDAVVDDVADDDATEADEPVSRGGTATRARARAESADGRKTRKDTDRVGLFARIARFFREVVAELRKVIWPTRKELLTYTAVVVTFVAVMLTIVGLLDFAFAKGVLWVFGNPS
- the nusG gene encoding transcription termination/antitermination protein NusG; this encodes MPEYDETAETTDEQSTVATAANDESVEAASEPEFPTTEPAPDEEYDPVAELRQKLRYAPGDWYVVHSYAGYENKVKTNLETRITSLDMEDFIYQVEVPTREEVEVKNGKRSQVQAKVFPGYILVRMELTAESYSCVRNTPGVTGFVGATDRADRPAPLSLDEVLKWLAPAVEAVEKKAKPEVRVLDFEVGDSVTVTDGAFASLPATISEINADQQKLKVLVSIFGRETPVELNFNQVAKI
- the rplK gene encoding 50S ribosomal protein L11, which translates into the protein MPPKKKLVKTFTLQLPAGQATPAPPVGPALGQHGVNIMEFCKSYNAQTESQRGDIVPAEISVYEDRTFTFVLKTPPAARLLIKAAGVQKGSGVPHTEKVGSVTRAQLREIAEKKMADLNANDIDQAEKIIAGTARSMGLTVSD
- the rplA gene encoding 50S ribosomal protein L1 produces the protein MQRSKSYRKAAEVIDRSKLYTPAEAVKLAKETTNVKFDATVEVAMRLGVDPRKADQMVRGTVNLPHGTGKTARVIVFAAGAKAEEAAAAGADEVGADELVARIQGGWLDFDAAIATPDQMAKIGRIARILGPRGLMPNPKTGTVTMDVTKAVADIKGGKITFRVDKHSNLHLILGKASFSESQLIDNYAAVLDEVLRAKPSSAKGKYLKKVVLTTTMGPGVPVDPNVVKNLQETSTEG